CAGCTCAACTCAGGGGGCAGGGAAGTAGTGGCCATTGTCGAGGTCCTTGAGCAGGCCGGGCTGAGCGGGCTCCCAGCCGAGCGTCTGGCGGGTGATGAAGTTGGACGCCGGGAGGTCCAGCGTGACCAAATTCGCGAGGAATCCAAAGTATCCCGGCAGCATCAGTACGTCCACGGGAATGCTCACGGCCGGTAGGCCCAGACGGCTGCCAATGGCCTCGGCGATCTCGCGGAACCGGATGCCCTCGCCCTCAATCCCGTGCCAACTTTTGCCAGCCGGACCCTTCTCCAGCGCCAGGCGGAACAAGGAGGCGAGGTCGCGGCTGTGCACGGCCGGCCACAGGTTCGCGCCGTCTCCGGGGTAGCCGATGGCGCCCTTCTCCTTCGCGAGCCCGATCAGCAGCGGGAGGAACCCGGCATTGTCGGTCGTGCTGTGCGCGATAGTAGGAATCCGTACGATCGAGGACCGCACGCCCCGCTCCGCAAGGCCGACTACCGTGAGCTCCACGACGTTACGAACCCGCAGGGAGCCCTTGTACGCATCGCCGCCGGGAAGGGCCGGGTCCTCTTCGGTCGCCGATCGGTCCAAGAAGGGGGGCCCGGGCGCCGCCCAGCCTAGGTTCGTGGGCGAGCCAATGCTCCCCGACACGACCAGCGGCTTTCCGGTTCCGGCTAGTGCCTCGCCGTACGCGAGCATGATCTGGAGCTCCGCAGCGGCCACGGCGTCAAGCCCGCCGGAGGGAAGCAAGTCCTGCCTATGCGCGACGTGGATGACGCCGTCGGACTCCGCCGCCGCCGCCTTGAGCCCATCGAGGTCGGAGATATCCCCGCGACGCACCTTGGCGCCGAGCGCGGACACTGCCGCTGCGGACTTGTCCGACCTGGCTAAGCCGGTTACCTCGTGGCCGGCGGCTATGAGCTCGGGGATGATGTACGAACCGATATGGCCGGTCCCACCAGTGACGAACACGTGCATATTAGTGGTCCTTATGAGTGATGTGATGTGAGAAGGGGTGGTGCCGGAGCACTCAGCCGAGAAGGCTGATGCCGATCGAGAAGTTGGTGTGCTTGACGGAGTGGGTGAGGAGGCCCAGCGACAGCAGGCAGGCGTGCTCCAGTGTCCGCGCCATCGGCAGCGGCCCGGTATCCATCGGACGCAGTCTGAGGCTCTCGATGAACGCCGAGACGTGTGCCTTCGCCTGCGCGTCGTCCCCGGCGATGAACACGTCCAACGGGTGGCCCTCGGCGGGACCGGCAGCCAGGACGTGGGAGAACTGGGTGTTGAACGCCTTGACGACTTTCGCATCGGCAGGGGCGGCCTTGGCGATCTCCTGCGCGCCGAAACTGTCGCCGGGGGTCACAAAGCTCGTGTGGTCGGAGGCGACGGGATTGGTGATGTCGACAAGAATCTTGCCTGCCAGCTCTTCGCCATGCTGCTTCACCACGTCAAGAACGGCGGAGTAGGGAACCGCCAGGATGACAATGTCCCCGGCCGGGGCGGCGCCGAACGTTCCTGTCGTCGCGCCGGCTCCGACCTGCTCGACGAGCGCCCGCGCCTTGGCGGCGTCGCGACTCATCACCTCGACGGTGTGTCCGGCCTTGGCGGCAAGGCCGCCGATCGCTGCGGCCATGCCGCCTGTGCCGATGATGCTGATAGTGCTCATGTGCAGCCTCCTGGTTTGTTGGGTGCTGCTCGTACTCCCGAACAACCATGCTAGACACATTACTTGCAAAAAACAAGTAAACAACGGAATTTACTTGCGATATGCAAGCGATGTTAAGATCTAGCCATGAAGACGACATCTAAAGAAGACGTTCGGTCCCATTGCGCAGTGAACTACGGCGTCGAGATCTTCGGCGACCGGTGGTCGCTCTTGATCATTCGCGACATCGTTTTTGTTGGCAAGAAGACGTATGGCGAGTTCCTGAAATCGGAAGAGGGAATCGCGACCAATGTCCTTGCTTCCCGCCTTGCCTTTCTTGAGGCGCAAGGAATTCTCTCGAGGGCGCCGAGCCCCGACGACGGGCGCCGTGACTTCTACACGCTGACCGAGAAGGGCCTGGATCTCATTCCCGTCGTGCTTAACATAGTCCTTTGGAGCGCGAAGTACGATTCGAAGTCGTACGTGCGGCGCCGTAAGGAATTCGTTGCTCGATTAAGTCAAAGCCCCATACAGGTGAGCGAAGAGGTGAAGGCGCTGGTCCGCAATGGCGGATGTATGTTTCCTGGGAGCAAGGAATGAGCAAGACGGCATGCGCGCCTTGTCACGTCGCACGAACGATATGCACGCACTACCGGCTACGAGGTGCAGCGAATAGCGGGGCCGATGTCCGAAACGGTCCTGGAAGCCGCCATTAATGTTTCACTAACCCCAGCGGCTTCTCAGGGTCGAGTCCGGAACCTGACTTAGTGTAGAGCGCTCGTTCGAAGCCGTCATCGATGGCGCGGTACCGATAAACGCGGGGGCGCCGAATTGTGGTCACGGTTGAAACGGCGGCCGTCCAATCGCGGTGTAGTATTTCACCGTGGCCACATTATTACCCGGCGTCGACGGCGTACAGATTTAACGCATCTATGACAAGGACAGAAAACTGGTTAAAGGAATGGAAGCTGCCCCGGCGATACCTATGGTGCGCCGGCCGTTAAAACGGCATTGATCGGAAATACGTCATGTCATCTGAGTGGAAGCGCCGCTTACGGCTGTTTATCCAGCGTTTCTGGCAGCCGACCAGTGCATGCATGACCTGCATGCCGGGGAGTTGGGGCAATATTATGAGTCTTGGCCACTGGACGATTGCATTCCATACAGGTCTACTTACCGGACTGCTGGCTGTACTTTTGACTTTCACGCCTGCGGCGAAGCTCTACTCGAATCGATACGAAAATTCTCTGGTCGTCGGCATCCTGACCACAGTAGGCGACGCCTATTCGCATGCGAGTCACTACCGCATCCCCTACGTCGAACACATCGTAACGGGTGTTATTGCAGGTCTCTTGGCGCTGGCTGCCTCATATCTCTTCGAAGACCACGCGCGACGTCTTCGGACAGCATGGGTTCGGGTTTTCGGATAACTTATCCGTCGACTCTCTGCGTCCCTCGTCAAGCCGAAAGAGGCTCTCCGGTTTGGCCACCTATCATTGCCGGGAAACCATTTGAATTTGCGATATCGATCACCACGACTGTGTCATGTGGGTCGATCAGCGACGGCTGACGGCTAGCTCAGACTAGTTTTCCATTCACTCACATGAAGCCGTTCGACCCCGTAGCCCAGATCGCCAACAATCGCTTCCTCCAATATGCGAACCGACACATCACGGTGGCCGCAGTCGCCTCACATCTTGCTGCGGAGGCGCACCGAACAGGCGGCTGTACTCGCGACTGAACTGCGAGGCGCTTTCGTAACCGACCTGGATCGCGGCACTTCCCGCGTCGATGCCGCGGCTGAGCATCAGTTGTCGCGCCTCCTGCAAGCGCAACTGCTTCTGGTATTGCAGAGGACTTGTTCCTGTGATGTTGCGGAAATGCTGACGGAACGTCGAAGGACTCATGTGCGCTTGCGCGGCCAAGTCATCCACCCGTAGTTCCTTTGAGAAATTCTGCTTGAGCCAAGTCACCGCCCTGGCGATTTGTTGGCTCGGCGATCCGTTGGCTGCAAGATGCTGTAATTGCGGGCTGTGGGGACCAGCTAGAAGCCGGACGATTATTTCCTGCTGATAGAGCGGCGCCAATTGCGGAGCCAATGCCGGTTGGTCCAGCAATTCGATCAGCCGAATCAGGACGCCTATCAGCGCATCGTCAAGAGTTTCGATTGTGATAGGCGTGAAAGCGGGCGTTCGAGGCGGAGCCGGTAACTGCATCTCCATAGCTGTCTTCACGATGTCACGGCTGTCTAGCGTCAGCATTAGACCAAGCATCGGCTTCTCAATACTAGCCCGCGTGACGTGCGAGATCACAGGCAGGTCGATGCTTGCCAGCATCGACTGGCCGGGGCCGTAGTTCATCACCTCTTTCCCTACCAACACCTGCTTATGGCCCTGCGCAACGACGCCCAGCCCGAGGCTAAAGATGCAGTGCAACGGCTCGGTTGGCCCCTTCCGGCGATGAAGTGAAAGCGCCGGTATCGCCGTGGCGTGATCGCCGTCAGACTGGGCAAAGCGTGCGATGGCTCGCGCGAGGCCGTCCGTAGGGGTGGTAATGGTGCTCATCGGCTTGAAAACTCAGTGATTCATGCGCATTTCTAACGAGAAAACGGCAGACACACTGTACCCCCGTTCTCAGGACATCCATGCAGTTTTAAGCGTGCTTCGTCATTTTAGGCAAGAAGCACGGCGGTTTCGGCAACCGTCCTGGTGCCAATCGCGCGACACTGAATCCACTTGATTCATATCCCGATGCCTGAGTTTCGGCGAGGCATCACGACACATAGGACCCACGTATGAATAGCAAGAAAGTTTGGCTCGTGACCGGCGCCGGCCGTGGCATGGGCGTGGACATTGCGAAGGCGGCATTGGCAGCCGGCCATGACGTTGTGGCGACCGGCCGCGATCTCGAAAAGGTCAGGAACGCCATCGGCGATCACGATAATCTGTTGATTGCGTCGCTTGATGTGACGAGCCCGGCCGATGCCGACGCCGCAGTCAAAGCTGCTGTCCAAAAGTTCGGCCGGGTTGACGTACTGGTCAACAACGCAGGCAACTTCTATGGGGGCTTCTTCGAGGAGCTTAGCGCCGCCCAGGTGCGCAGCCAGCTCGAAACACTTCTGTTCGGTCCGATGAATGTTACCAGGGCCGTATTGCCGGTGATGCGCAAGCAGCGCTCTGGCCTGGTAGTCACGATCTCATCGACGGCTGGAATTGCTGGTCTTGTCTTTTGCAGCGCATATGCTGCGGCAAAGTTTGGAGTCGAAGGATGGATGGAGTCGCTTGCGCAGGAGATTGCTCCCTTTGGCATCCGCACCATGCTGGTGGAGCCGGGGTTCTTCCGAACAGACCTTCTCAGCGCAGAGTCAACGACCTACGCCGAACTCTCCATCGAGGACTACGCGCCCCGCACCAAGGAGACTGTGACTGCCTGGAAAGGCATGAACGGGAAACAGGGCGGCGATCCGGCCAAGCTTGCAGATGCGCTGGTAGAGTTGACGGCGCAGGATGAGCCTCCTGCTCGCTTCGCCGCCGGCGCGGATGCAGTCGAAGCCTTTGAGGCGAAGGCAAACACTTTACTCGCTCAGGCGGATGCCCACCGCGAGCTGTCCTCATCCCTTTCACATGCCCCTGAATAAAGCCGAGTGTCTCCACTCACGGCAATTCCGCAGATGTTCGCAATCAATTGGAAACGTCCGCTGTGGAGAATGTTGTACGGCAGATATGGGTCGCGAGCACGCCTTGGCTGACAGTGAGACCTGACATTCGCGGCCATCGGTGCGCGAACGGCAGGAAAATGATCTGTAACCGCCTCACCGACTTCGTCACCTCAACGACCGCTTCGGCCGAGTGTGCGCATAGCTATTCCGGCAGACTCCGGGGCCCTCCTGTCGATTCGATTGCGAGGGCGAGCCATGCGCACATGCTCCGGAAAAACACTCTACAGGATACTGTCCAACGCCTTGGCGAGCCTCGCGACCGCGCCTTCGATGTCATGCAGTTTGTCGAGACCAAATAATCCGACGCGGAAGGTCTTGAAGTCTTCAGGCTCGTCGCATTGAAGGGGAACGCCGGGCGCGATCTGCAAGCCGGCATCAGCAAATTTCTTGCCGGATCGTATGCCGTCATCGTCGGTATAGCTGACCACGACGCCCGGAGCCTGAAAACCTTCGGCCGCCACGCTTCTGAAACCCCTGGCACCCAGGAGTGAGCGAACGCGCGTGCCGAGTTCAAGCTGCTCCGCTTTCACTTTGTCGAAACCATAGGCCTCGGTTTCCTTCATGACGTCGCGCAGCGTCGCGAGACTGTCCGTGGGCATCGTGGCGTGGTACGCGAACCCGCCGTTCTCGTAGGCTTCCATAACCTGCAGCCACTTGCGAAGATCGCAAGCGAAACTGGTGCTGGTTGTTGCGTCGATTCTTTCG
Above is a window of Caballeronia sp. SBC1 DNA encoding:
- a CDS encoding SDR family oxidoreductase, with amino-acid sequence MHVFVTGGTGHIGSYIIPELIAAGHEVTGLARSDKSAAAVSALGAKVRRGDISDLDGLKAAAAESDGVIHVAHRQDLLPSGGLDAVAAAELQIMLAYGEALAGTGKPLVVSGSIGSPTNLGWAAPGPPFLDRSATEEDPALPGGDAYKGSLRVRNVVELTVVGLAERGVRSSIVRIPTIAHSTTDNAGFLPLLIGLAKEKGAIGYPGDGANLWPAVHSRDLASLFRLALEKGPAGKSWHGIEGEGIRFREIAEAIGSRLGLPAVSIPVDVLMLPGYFGFLANLVTLDLPASNFITRQTLGWEPAQPGLLKDLDNGHYFPAP
- a CDS encoding NADPH-dependent F420 reductase is translated as MSTISIIGTGGMAAAIGGLAAKAGHTVEVMSRDAAKARALVEQVGAGATTGTFGAAPAGDIVILAVPYSAVLDVVKQHGEELAGKILVDITNPVASDHTSFVTPGDSFGAQEIAKAAPADAKVVKAFNTQFSHVLAAGPAEGHPLDVFIAGDDAQAKAHVSAFIESLRLRPMDTGPLPMARTLEHACLLSLGLLTHSVKHTNFSIGISLLG
- a CDS encoding helix-turn-helix domain-containing protein; protein product: MKTTSKEDVRSHCAVNYGVEIFGDRWSLLIIRDIVFVGKKTYGEFLKSEEGIATNVLASRLAFLEAQGILSRAPSPDDGRRDFYTLTEKGLDLIPVVLNIVLWSAKYDSKSYVRRRKEFVARLSQSPIQVSEEVKALVRNGGCMFPGSKE
- a CDS encoding AraC family transcriptional regulator, with the protein product MSTITTPTDGLARAIARFAQSDGDHATAIPALSLHRRKGPTEPLHCIFSLGLGVVAQGHKQVLVGKEVMNYGPGQSMLASIDLPVISHVTRASIEKPMLGLMLTLDSRDIVKTAMEMQLPAPPRTPAFTPITIETLDDALIGVLIRLIELLDQPALAPQLAPLYQQEIIVRLLAGPHSPQLQHLAANGSPSQQIARAVTWLKQNFSKELRVDDLAAQAHMSPSTFRQHFRNITGTSPLQYQKQLRLQEARQLMLSRGIDAGSAAIQVGYESASQFSREYSRLFGAPPQQDVRRLRPP
- a CDS encoding SDR family oxidoreductase; translated protein: MNSKKVWLVTGAGRGMGVDIAKAALAAGHDVVATGRDLEKVRNAIGDHDNLLIASLDVTSPADADAAVKAAVQKFGRVDVLVNNAGNFYGGFFEELSAAQVRSQLETLLFGPMNVTRAVLPVMRKQRSGLVVTISSTAGIAGLVFCSAYAAAKFGVEGWMESLAQEIAPFGIRTMLVEPGFFRTDLLSAESTTYAELSIEDYAPRTKETVTAWKGMNGKQGGDPAKLADALVELTAQDEPPARFAAGADAVEAFEAKANTLLAQADAHRELSSSLSHAPE